The Aeoliella mucimassa genome includes the window TCCCCGAACCAGCTTCGCTGGTTGTATTCGGGCTGGCCACGATGAGCCTGCTGTTTGTACGTCGCCGCTAAACTCTCAGCGGCTGTCGAACAGCTGGTGTCTTCGCGTTTTGCGTTGCTTAGAACTCCGCACTACCTGGAGTGCGGGGGAACGGGATGACGTCGCGAATATTGGCCATGCCGGTTACGAATTGCACCATGCGTTCCAGACCGAGACCGAAACCACTGTGCGGCACGGTTCCGAACTCGCGAAGCTCGCGGTACCACCAGTAGTCGTCGAGGTTCAGGTCCTGCTGCCGCATGCGGTCTTCGAGCACGTCAAGTCGTTCTTCACGCTGGCTGCCACCGATGATCTCGCCAACGCCTGGTGTGAGCACGTCCATCGCCCGCACCGTGGGGCGATCGGGCTCGGCGTCGTCGTTCACTTTCATGTAGAACGGTTTGATCGTGGCCGGGTAGTTGTACAAGATCACCGGCGACTCAAAGTGCTGCTCGGTAAGGAACCGCTCGTGCTCGGCTTGCAGGTCGTGTCCCCAGGCAACCGGGAACTCGAATTCCTGCCCCGACTTCTCGAGTATGTCGATTGCATCGGTATAAGCGACCCGCTGGAACTTACCTTCGGTTACTTTCTCGAGCTTCGCAAACGTGGTGTTGTCGATGCGGTCCTGGAAGAACTGCATATCCTCCGCACAATCGGCCATCACGTCGGAAACGATTCGCTTGAGAAACCGTTCAGCCAGTTCCATATTGTCGGTCAGGTCATAGAACGCGACTTCAGGCTCGACCATCCAGAATTCAGCCAAGTGGCGCGAGGTATTGCTGTTCTCAGCGCGGAACGTGGGTCCGAAGGTGTAGATCTTGCCGAGCGCGGTCGCGTAGATCTCGCCCTCGAGTTGCCCCGAAACGGTCAGGTACGACGCGCGTCCGAAGAAGTCGCGGGCGTAGTCGATGTTGCCTTTATCGTCCTTCGGAGGATTCGCAGGGTCGAGCGTCGAAACGCGGAACATCTCGCCAGCCCCTTCGCAGTCGCTGGCGGTAATGATCGGCGTATGCACCCAAAGGAAGTCTTCGCCTTGGAAGAAGTCGTGAATCGAGCGGCTGATGCGATTCCGCACCCGCATGACTGCACCAAACGTGTTGGTACGGGGACGCAAGTGGGCCCACTCGCGAAGTTTCTCGAAACTGTGACGCTTCTTTTGCAGGGGATAACTCTCAGGGTCGGCCGTTCCATGCATCACGATCGAGGCGGCCTGAATCTCGGTTGCCTGTCCCTTGCCACCCGACTGTTTGACTTCGCCTTCGACAGTCAAACTGCTTCCCGCCGAGAGATGCTTGATCTCCGACTCGTAATTTGGCAGATCACCATCGGCGATGATCTGTATGTTGCCGAGCGAGGAACCATCGTTGATCTCGATGAAGCTGAACCCGCCTTTCGAATCGCGGCGCGTGCGGACCCATCCCGACAGACGAACCTGCTGGCCGATGGCTTCAGGTAACCGGGCTTCTTTCACAGAGAGACGTTGCATGGTGATTGACTTCTTGAAGCGAAACGACTCTCGAAAAAAATACCGAGAGCTTTGAAGGGACTAAGCGGGACTCAAGCACAACACGGAATGCCATTGCTGGCGGCGGGTTACAAAAAGGATGATTCGCACTTCATCCTGCTTTGGCCTTCGACGAGCCCGATGCTCGTCGAAGGCCGTGGGCATGATTTAGTGGAAACCTTTGGCGGCCAACCACCGCTCGGCGTCGAGCGCGGCCATGCAGCCAGATCCGGCAGCGGTGATCGCCTGACGATAGTAGTCGTCGGCAACATCGCCGGCAGCAAAGACACCTTCGACACTCGTATTGGTGCGGAACGGAACGGTCCACTGCAGGTACTTCTTGTCGGTCATCTCCAGCTTGCCTTCAAGAAAAGCCGTGTTCGGCGTATGGCCAATGGCAACAAACATGCCGCCAGCTTCGAGTTCGCGATCGTCTTCGCCGACGGTCGACGAAATCCGTACGCCGGTCACTCCGTCCTCGTCGGTGCCGAGCACTTCTTCGACGACGCTGTTCCAGAGAATATCGATCTTGGGATGATTCTTCGCCCGCTCGGCCATGATTTGCGAAGCACGCAACTCGTCACGGCGGTGCACTAGATACACGGTGCTGGCGAACTTGGTGAGGTAATCGGCTTCTTCCACGGCCGAGTCACCACCGCCGACTACGACGAGCGGCTTGTTGCGGAAGCGGGGCAGGGCACCATCGCATACCGCACACGCGCTCACCCCTTTGTTCTTGTACTTGTCTTCCGACTCGAGCCCCAGGTAGTTGGCCCGAGCACCGGTGGCAATGATCACAGCCATGGCCTCGACCTCGTCGCCACCGAGCGACTTGAGCTTGAAGGGATGGCTCGAAAAGTCGACTTCCACGATGTCGTCGGTCACGACCCGAGTGCCAAAGTTCTTGGCCTGCTTTCGCATCAGGTTCATCAACTCGGGCCCGCTGGCTCCTTCCTTGGCGTGCATATCGGCCAACCAAGCGTTTTCTTCGTCGAGCGAATCACGCAGGTAATGGCTCAGATCGCCAGCTGGGAAACCTGGGTAGTTTTCGACCTCGGTTGTCAGGCTCAATTGTCCCAGCGGCATGGTGCCGTTTTGCCGATTTTCTTCGGTGATAGCGCCTTCGTATACCAGCGGTTCCAGGCTGGCACGAGCAGTATAAATGGCGGCCGCCCACCCTGCGGGGCCACTACCGACGATCACAACTTTTTCAGCCACGGCAATATCCTTTACAGCTAATCTTCAACCGGCTTTCTACGCCAAAGCAGCATTATAGGAGCGTAGTGAATCGCGGTAAACTCAGCCCTTCGGGGCTTGTTGTGGCAAGCCGACTGGGAGAAAGGTAAACTATCGAGGGTACTTTCCTCCTCTTTTCCGCAGATCTTCCACGCATGCTTACCATTCTGGTTGCCATTGGTTCGTTTTTCGCGTTTATCATCGCGTACCATACGTATGGGCGTTGGCTGGGAAGCCGCATCTTTCAGCTCGATCCGCAGCGGACCGTGCCGAGTCACGAACTCCGCGACGACACCGATTTTGTGCCCACCAAACGGTCGGTGGTATTTGGACACCATTTCACCAGCATCGCTGGCACCGGACCAATTGTGGGACCTGCGATTGCTGTTTTCTGGGGTTGGTTACCCGCACTGCTGTGGGTGGTATTCGGATCGATTCTCATCGGAGCGGTCCACGACTTCGGCGCTTTGGTCGTCAGCCTGAGGAACCGAGGACAGACCGTCGGCGAGGTCGCGGGGCGGTTAATCTCTCCGCGGGCGAAGCTGCTGTTCCTGCTGATCCTGTTTTTCGCTCTGTCGATTGTCATTGCGATTTTTGGGCTCGTCATTGCTAATGTGTTCGACATGTACCCGTCGTCGGTCCTCAGTGTATTGGTCGCCGTGCCAGTCGCGGTGGCGGTGGGTGTCTTGGTTTACAAAGCGAATGTTGGTTTGCTCTGGCCATCGATCGCCGCGCTGGCAATCCTGTATACAGCGGTCTACTGCGGTGTTTACGTGGAGGGTTGTGCGATTGAATTGCCAACACTCGAAGCGTTTGGGCCATTTGGCTCGCCGGTGATTCAGTGGACTGCGTTGCTACTGGTCTACTGTTTTGCGGCTTCAGTACTGCCAGTCTGGTTGCTGCTTCAACCCCGCGACTACGTGAACAGCCATCAGCTACTGGTGGCTCTGGCTTTGCTCGTTGGTGGGTTGATCGTCGCTGCGGTGCAAGGCAAAGCACAGCTCGAGAGTGCTCCGGCCATCGCCCAGAACGTGCCGACCGATGCCCCGCCGATCATGCCATTCCTGTTCATTACCATTGCCTGTGGTGCTTGCAGTGGTTTTCACTGCCTGGTTTCGAGCGGAACTACCAGCAAGCAAATCGACTCGGAGAACGACGCCCAGTACGTCAGCTACGGTGGCATGCTACTCGAAGGAGCACTTGCCGTGGTGGTGATTCTGGCCTGCTGCGCGGGCGTGGGCATGGGAGTCGACACGGTGGAGGGGCAACCGACACTCACTGGGCGGGCCGCCTGGCAAAGTCGCTATGCGATTCAGCAAGTCGTAGCCGAAGATGGCACCGTGAGCACGTCCACGCAAGGCTGGAAGACGATGGGGCTCGCCAAAAAGGTGGGAGCCTTCGTCGATGGTGGAGCAAACTTCGTTTCCGCACTAGGCGTTCCATTGCCGCTGAGCAAGGCGATCATCGCGGTGCTCGTAGCCTGCTTTGCCGCAACGACGCTCGACACCGCCACGCGTCTGCAACGATACGTGATTCAGGAACTCGGCAGCTCGCTGAACATGGCACCACTTACAAACAAGTACACCGCAACGACGGTTGCGGTGGTCGTTGGGGGAGCCATCGCCTTACTGCCAGCACCAGGTAAAGATCCAGGCACCGGTGGCCTGATCCTCTGGCCGCTGTTCGGGGCGACCAATCAACTGCTGGCTGGCTTGGCCTTTCTGGTGACCGCTTTCTATCTGCGGCGGCGGAACATTGCGACTTGGTTCGTGGTCGCCCCCATGATGTTCATGCTACTCATGCCCGCCTGGGCGATGATCTACAACCTGACCCACGAATGGCAGGGCAATTATGTGCTCATGGGCTTCGGTGTGTGCATCCTGGCCCTCGAAGGCTGGATGATCGTCGAAGGCCTACTCACCTGGAAACGCGCGCGAGGTGTCCTCGAACAAGCGCTCCCGCCGCTGACGCTCCGCGCCCGCGATAGTTAACGATCAGATCGGCCCGGCTAGGCTTCCTCACTCACCGCGGTGGTGATCTCCTCGCCGATCGAGACGTGCTGTTCTTCGATGGCGTCGACCACGCGAATCGCCTTGCGACCTTTGAAAGCACCGATGGCGGTGAGGAACTTGGGCCTCCCTTCCACGCACAGCACGAGTGGCGCTCGAATGTCCTTCTCGGTGGTCACGATGTCGCCCACGCGCAGTCCGAGCAGGTCGGCGGTGGAAATCGTTGTATCGGCCAGGTCGACGATCAACTCCACAGGGGCATTGCCCACCTGGTCGGACAATCGCTGCAGCGATTCGGCCGAAACCGGGCGTTTGCTAATGGCTACCCAGCTATTCGCACTAAGCTTGTTGCCAATCCGCTCGATGGAGTTGAACGGAATACAGAGGTTCATCATGCCCCGCACGTTGCCGAGCGTTAGCTCGAAGCTGATCAGCACCACCACTTCGTTTGGCGGCACGATCTGCACGAGTTGCGGATTACTCTCGACACGGTCGACGCTCAGTTCCAGGTCGAGCACGTTCTCCCACGCCCGGCGCATTTCCTGCAGAAACAGGTCGGTAATGCGACGAACCAGGCGGAGTTCGATCTCCGTGAGTGGTCTGCGTGCGGGGGGAGTGGGGGTGCTACCGCCGCCTAGCAGGCGATCGATGATCGGAAACAGCAGCGACGGGTTGATATCGAGAATCAACTGTCCTTCTAGCGGCTTGGCCGTAATCAGGTTGAAGCAGGTGGGGTTCTCGAGACTGAACACAAACTCGCTGTAGGTCAACTGATCGACACTGGTGAGCTTTACCTCCACGATCGACCGCAGCAACGCCGACAAGCCAGCGCCGAAGTTACGCCCAAAGCCTTCGTGCATGGTCTGCAGCGCCCGCATTTGCTCCTTACCCACACGCTCGGGGCGTTTGAAGTCGTAAGGAGTAATCTTTTCGCGAGGGCGCATCGGGGGCGCCTTGGCCGTGGGGGGCGGCGGGGCCACCGGTTCAGGGGCAGCCGCCTCGACACCTGCAGGCGGTCCGGCTTGGGCCGCCTTGGCCTCGTTCAGTAGGCTTTCAACTTCTGCTTGGCTTAGTACGTCACCCATCGTTTGCCAATCCGTTAGCAATCAAGGCGAGAAACAGCAATTGGCTTATCCTCGCACTTGTCCTTGTCCTTGAACAATGTATTTATAAGTGGTGAGTTCCTCGATGCCGCAAGGTCCTCGGGCGTGGAACTTATCGGTGCTGATCCCGATTTCGGCTCCCAGGCCAAATTCTCCCCCATCATTGAATCGCGTGCTGGCGTTGATCATCACGGCCGAACTGTCGGCCCCTTCAGCGAACAGCCGGGCTGGCTCCAAGCTGGTGGTGATGATCGCCTCGGTGTGTCCAGAGCCGTAGCGATTGATATGGTCGATCGCCTGCTCAACGGAATCGACCACCTTGCACGAGATGATCGGTCCCAAGAACTCGGCTCCAAAATCCTCTTCGGTGGCAGGAACTGCCTGACTCAGGATCTGGCAAGTTTGCTCACAACCGCGAATCTCCACGTCGTTGGCAGCGAGTGCCTTCGCGACGCTTGGCAGGAACTCGGCCGCTACGTCTTTGTGTACCAGCAGCGACTCACAGGCGTTGCAAACCCCCATCCGCTGGCACTTGCTGTTGATCAATATTTGCTCGGCCATCGACAAGTCGGCATCCGCGTGTACATACACATGACAATTGCCGTTGAAGTGCTTGATTACCGGCATCGTCGCTTCAGCGACCACTCGGCGAATGAGCCCTTCGCCGCCCCGGGGGATGGCGACATCGATCAACTGGCTTAGCTTAAGGAAATGTCCCACGGCCGCCCGATCGGTAGTGTCGACCAACTGCACTGCATGCTCCGGCACGCCATGCTCTTTGGCCGCCAAGGCGAGCTGCGCAACAATGGCTTGGCTCGAGTGGATGGCTTCTTTGCCGCCCCGCAGAATCACTGCATTGCCCGCTTTCGCGCAAATCGCTGCTGCATCGGCAGTGACGTTCGGACGCGACTCGTACACGAAGAACACCACCCCCAGTGGGCAGCTAACCTTGTCGATCCGCAAACCATTGGGGCGGACCGTCGAATCGATTACCGATCCAATGGGGTCACGCAGCGAGGCGACTTCTTCCAACGCACTGGCGATGCCTTCGATACGCTCTGGAGTGAGTCGCAAGCGGTCGATCTGGGCATCGCTCAAACCGTAACCGGGAGCGGCGGCAATGTCTTGCTTGTTGGCTGCCAGGATATCGCTCGTGTGATCGCGTAGGCATTGCGCACTCGCTCGAAGCCAAGCGATTTTGGTACCGCCAGGTAGCGAAGCCATTTGCCGCGAAGCGGCCTTGGCCTGCTCGGCGACTTGCTTGGTGTAAGTTTCGAGGTCCACGTGGTTGCTAGTACCCATGTTGAGTGCTGTATTCGTAGATAGAGTGGCGAAGGAGTATCGTGAGTTTCGCGATAGCGGTCAACGCCGCTTGCGAACGAATAACGGCGGATCGCCGCGGATGCTAGCGGTCA containing:
- a CDS encoding glutamate-5-semialdehyde dehydrogenase gives rise to the protein MGTSNHVDLETYTKQVAEQAKAASRQMASLPGGTKIAWLRASAQCLRDHTSDILAANKQDIAAAPGYGLSDAQIDRLRLTPERIEGIASALEEVASLRDPIGSVIDSTVRPNGLRIDKVSCPLGVVFFVYESRPNVTADAAAICAKAGNAVILRGGKEAIHSSQAIVAQLALAAKEHGVPEHAVQLVDTTDRAAVGHFLKLSQLIDVAIPRGGEGLIRRVVAEATMPVIKHFNGNCHVYVHADADLSMAEQILINSKCQRMGVCNACESLLVHKDVAAEFLPSVAKALAANDVEIRGCEQTCQILSQAVPATEEDFGAEFLGPIISCKVVDSVEQAIDHINRYGSGHTEAIITTSLEPARLFAEGADSSAVMINASTRFNDGGEFGLGAEIGISTDKFHARGPCGIEELTTYKYIVQGQGQVRG
- a CDS encoding carbon starvation CstA family protein: MLTILVAIGSFFAFIIAYHTYGRWLGSRIFQLDPQRTVPSHELRDDTDFVPTKRSVVFGHHFTSIAGTGPIVGPAIAVFWGWLPALLWVVFGSILIGAVHDFGALVVSLRNRGQTVGEVAGRLISPRAKLLFLLILFFALSIVIAIFGLVIANVFDMYPSSVLSVLVAVPVAVAVGVLVYKANVGLLWPSIAALAILYTAVYCGVYVEGCAIELPTLEAFGPFGSPVIQWTALLLVYCFAASVLPVWLLLQPRDYVNSHQLLVALALLVGGLIVAAVQGKAQLESAPAIAQNVPTDAPPIMPFLFITIACGACSGFHCLVSSGTTSKQIDSENDAQYVSYGGMLLEGALAVVVILACCAGVGMGVDTVEGQPTLTGRAAWQSRYAIQQVVAEDGTVSTSTQGWKTMGLAKKVGAFVDGGANFVSALGVPLPLSKAIIAVLVACFAATTLDTATRLQRYVIQELGSSLNMAPLTNKYTATTVAVVVGGAIALLPAPGKDPGTGGLILWPLFGATNQLLAGLAFLVTAFYLRRRNIATWFVVAPMMFMLLMPAWAMIYNLTHEWQGNYVLMGFGVCILALEGWMIVEGLLTWKRARGVLEQALPPLTLRARDS
- the fliM gene encoding flagellar motor switch protein FliM, whose translation is MGDVLSQAEVESLLNEAKAAQAGPPAGVEAAAPEPVAPPPPTAKAPPMRPREKITPYDFKRPERVGKEQMRALQTMHEGFGRNFGAGLSALLRSIVEVKLTSVDQLTYSEFVFSLENPTCFNLITAKPLEGQLILDINPSLLFPIIDRLLGGGSTPTPPARRPLTEIELRLVRRITDLFLQEMRRAWENVLDLELSVDRVESNPQLVQIVPPNEVVVLISFELTLGNVRGMMNLCIPFNSIERIGNKLSANSWVAISKRPVSAESLQRLSDQVGNAPVELIVDLADTTISTADLLGLRVGDIVTTEKDIRAPLVLCVEGRPKFLTAIGAFKGRKAIRVVDAIEEQHVSIGEEITTAVSEEA
- a CDS encoding thioredoxin-disulfide reductase translates to MAEKVVIVGSGPAGWAAAIYTARASLEPLVYEGAITEENRQNGTMPLGQLSLTTEVENYPGFPAGDLSHYLRDSLDEENAWLADMHAKEGASGPELMNLMRKQAKNFGTRVVTDDIVEVDFSSHPFKLKSLGGDEVEAMAVIIATGARANYLGLESEDKYKNKGVSACAVCDGALPRFRNKPLVVVGGGDSAVEEADYLTKFASTVYLVHRRDELRASQIMAERAKNHPKIDILWNSVVEEVLGTDEDGVTGVRISSTVGEDDRELEAGGMFVAIGHTPNTAFLEGKLEMTDKKYLQWTVPFRTNTSVEGVFAAGDVADDYYRQAITAAGSGCMAALDAERWLAAKGFH
- the asnS gene encoding asparagine--tRNA ligase — its product is MQRLSVKEARLPEAIGQQVRLSGWVRTRRDSKGGFSFIEINDGSSLGNIQIIADGDLPNYESEIKHLSAGSSLTVEGEVKQSGGKGQATEIQAASIVMHGTADPESYPLQKKRHSFEKLREWAHLRPRTNTFGAVMRVRNRISRSIHDFFQGEDFLWVHTPIITASDCEGAGEMFRVSTLDPANPPKDDKGNIDYARDFFGRASYLTVSGQLEGEIYATALGKIYTFGPTFRAENSNTSRHLAEFWMVEPEVAFYDLTDNMELAERFLKRIVSDVMADCAEDMQFFQDRIDNTTFAKLEKVTEGKFQRVAYTDAIDILEKSGQEFEFPVAWGHDLQAEHERFLTEQHFESPVILYNYPATIKPFYMKVNDDAEPDRPTVRAMDVLTPGVGEIIGGSQREERLDVLEDRMRQQDLNLDDYWWYRELREFGTVPHSGFGLGLERMVQFVTGMANIRDVIPFPRTPGSAEF